From Acinonyx jubatus isolate Ajub_Pintada_27869175 chromosome E2, VMU_Ajub_asm_v1.0, whole genome shotgun sequence:
GCGGCGCCCCCATCTCACCGGCTCCCCGTCTCTCTCCCCCAGGCCACAACGCCGACGACATGGCGGAGACCGTGCTCATGAACTTCCTGCGGGGCGACGCGGGGCGGCTGGCCCGGGGCGGGGGCCTGGGCTCGCGGGGCGAGGGGGGCGCGCTGCCGCGCTGCCGCCCCCTGCAGCTGGCCTCGCAGAAGGAGGTGGTGCTGTACGCGCACTTCCGCCGCCTCGACTACTTCTCGGAGGAGTGCGTCTACGCGCCCGAGGCCTTCCGCGGCCACGCGCGCCACCTGCTCAAGCTGCTGGAGGCGGCGCGGCCGTCGGCGGCGCTGGACCTGGTGCACTCGGCCGAGCGCCTGGCCTTGGCCCCGGCCgcgcggcccccgccccccggcgccTGCTCCCGCTGCGGGGCGCTGGCCAGCCGCGCGCTCTGCCAGGCCTGCGCCCTCCTGGACGGGCTGCAGCGCGGCCGGCCCCGCCTGGCCATCGGCAAGGGCCGCGGGGGGCGCGACGAGGAGGGGTCGTCGGGGCCGCCACCCCCGCCTCCCAGCGACCCCGGCTCTGCGCCGGGCCCTGCCGCCGGGGGGTGCGGGGCTACCTGTAAAGAGCGCTGCGAATAAACCCAAGGGACCTCCGCCCGGGCTTCGGTGCGAGGCTGGGAGGGTGACCGGTCACCGCCGACCCCGCAGAAGCTGGGGGCcgggactcctgggtctgagggaggaggggctgggggccgggacTCTCGGGTCTGAGggcggaggggctgggggccgggacTCTCGGGTCTGAGggcggaggggctgggggccgggacTCTCGGGTCTGAGggcggaggggctgggggccgggactctcgggtctgagggaggaggggctgggggccgggacttccgggtctgagggaggaggggctgggggccgggactcctgggtctgagggaggaggggctgggggccgggactctcgggtctgagggaggaggggctgggggccgggacttccgggtctgagggaggaggggctgggggcctgaaCTGGGTCTGAGGGAGTAGGGGTTGGGGGCCGGGACCCCTGGGTctgaaggaggaggggctggggatcAGGACTCtcgggtctgagggaggaggggctgggggcctggcaAAGGGGCTGGAGGGGCCAGTACTCCTGTGTCTCAGAGCCGGTAGGAATTAGGGGGCTGCTTGCCTCATACTCTGCCAGGTTCTGGGCATGCTCAGGAGAGTCTAACGCTTCTGTaggacctactatgtgtcatGTCTGCCTGTTGCACCATAAGCAAAACCGCTTCACTTGAGGGACTCTCATTTCCAGTAACCTTGATGTTTACCTTTGAGGAaacaaaggtgggggggggggcgggtggacaAAAAACCCTCATTCCccgcacctggttggctcagtcagaagagcattcgactcttgatctcggggtcgtgagttcgacctcacgttgggtgcagagattactggaagaaaaaagaaaagaaaacttaaaaaagaactctccaaggtgcctgggtggctcagttgagcaacagactcttgatttcggctcaggtcatgatccacgagcaaggagcctgcttgggattctctctccccctgtgcccTTCTCCTCTGGTttcgtgcacgcgcgcgcactctctctctctctctcaaataaaaaacaacaacaacaaaaaaaccaactatCAGCCGTGGAACTTCTAGTATTTGGGAGAGAGGCATAGACAAATCAGTATGCAATCTGACCTCTGATGATGTGAGCTATGTATGAATAACAAAGAACTTAACGCAAAAGTGTGAAGGGGGTGCTGTTTCAGTTTGGGAGGTCAGGGCCTTTTTGAGAAAGTGACTCAGGAGACCAAAATAAAGCAAGGGAGGTTTCCAGCCACGACAGAGTATATCATGCCAGAACTTTTCCACTGAGGCCAACGGGAAAGGCAGCCAGGATCCCACAGAAAAGAGGCTCATTCTGCTGGAGGGGCCAGAAGCGGAAGCAGGCAGAAAACAGGGTAAAGAGGCTGGGGATCTGAGCAGAACTTTCAACGGTGTCATGGGACCGGACACAGAATTGGAGTGCAGAGCTATGTGGGCAGGGACTAGAAGGGCCAGAATCTGGGGGGAGGGAACAGTGTTGAGTCAGCCCAACACCTGCTCTTGTCCCCTGAGCAGCCTCATGAAACAGGATAAACACAGTCTGAAGTTCAGGGTCTCCTAAAAAGTAGAGGCCCGGTAAGCACCTGTTAGGACCCAAGTAGGGTTACAAATTTGAAGTAAGGGTCACCCGGAAGTAGGCCATCCACAAAAACACCAGAACCCAGCTTCAAACACACTCAATCCCAGAGCGGATTAAGAAGATTCCCGACTccgggagcgcctgggtgactcagtcagttaagcggccgactcttgatttcaactcaggtcatgatctcactatgagttcaagccccacatcaggctctgtgttgacagttcagggcctgcttgggattctctctctccctccttttctctgcccctccctcccttctcaaaaataaataaactttaaaaagtgcaACAGCAAATAACCCGCTGGaaagtgaggagagggagggttTTCTGGATAGGGTGAGGGCAGAGTCAGCCCTGAGGGGCAAGGCATCCAGTGTTCTGTGAGAAATGCACTGTGTCTCTGAAGCTGAGTCCCCAGGATGAGTGGATTTTCAGAGGGTGACTAAGGAGAAGCTTGGACGTGCTCTGGCCAGCATCTCTGTCCCCTAGGACAGAATATCACGCCAGTCAGTCCCCTGACTTCTGATCTCTGCATCTGAGGCAAGTCAGGGAACTACCTCCAGGGGGCGCTCCGCCCATCCTGCCAGACCTGGGGACCTCCCAGCCCAAGGGTTGGTGCTGTCCATGGTTCTGGAGCAAAGCTGGGTGAGTTCAGGAAACCCCAACTCTGCCAAGGACCCCAATCCATAGGTGCAAGGTCCCGAGCTCTAGGCTAGCAGGGCACCTAGGTCGCAGCAATTTCTGAAACTCCGGGGCCTTCTTAGGAAGGAGAAGCCAGAAGAAGGGGTGGAGTGGACTGGGCTCATCTCTGTGCTTTTCCCCTCAACCCTCTTGTTGCCTTTTCACCTTGCTTTTCACCTTGTGGTGTCTGCTGgcggagggacagggagggacaaGGTCTTCTCTGGGGTTCCAGGTTATGTCATGCTGCTGGCCCTTGGACCACACTTTAAGAAGCAACCCTGTGCCCGGATCTCCCTCCGAGCAGAGGATTAGGAAAGAGATGGAGATTCACTGGAGGTCCTCATGTGCTGACTCAGGGTTGTACCTTTCTACATATTGCCCTGTTGAACCCTCACAACCAATCCTAGAGAAGACTGGCTAACAATTCTCCTCATCCAGTGGGAAACTGAGACTTGATGTGATAAGCCACCTTCACAGGGTCTCACATCACTGCGAGATCACTGTACGTTTGGGGGCTGGGGTTGTGATCCACACAAACCTGACACCATAGATAGTGACTCCTGAACCCACTGTACCCTGGTCCCGGGAAAGCAGATGATGCACACTGGGAAGGGGTTTTATTTATAAGGGATGGAGACCATCAGACAATAGTCCGGGACTGATGGTGACAGCAGACAGCAGAAGGAGAGACCACCATGGGGTGGGGGAATCTAAAGGTATCAAGATCGTGTCTCCAAGGACCAGTCCCCATGTCATCTTCTAACAATTTCAGGAGACTCTGCCCTAGTGGACATGCAACATGCTCGCTATTAGTGACAGAGtggatttcacttagcatttgcCAGTGGAATGTCCCTAGAAGAGGAAGTTCTCCTGTGAACTCAATATTTTAGAGAAGCTACCAAGTTTGTCAGGCCTCCACTAAGAATTAAGATCTCGGTGTGATCTATAGAGAGGGTAGTTTTTGAGAATGTTAAGTCAGCTATAACGGAGCAGGGAACTGGGGAAGAAGCCGGGCATAATGGGGAAGAATGTgcagagattttaaaacaaaacaaaaaccaggcacctgactggttcagttggtggagcatgaggttcttgatcttggggttgtgagttcaagcttcgtgttgggtgtagagattactttaaaatcttttttaaaaacccacacacatcatcttacagctgtcagaatggctaaaatcaaaaagaggggtgcctggttggctcagtcataagagcatgtgactctagatcCCAGTgtcttgaatttgagccccacgttgggtgtagagattatctAAAACAAGATAAACGTcagaaaaaaacaggggtgcctgggtagctcagttacttaagtgtccaactcttgatttcggctcaggtcatgatctcattgtcgtgagatcgagccccatgtcgggttcgaCACtaggcatgcagcctgcttgggattctctctttccctctctctctgcccatcccccacttgcattgtcattctctctctctctcaaaaaaaaaaaaaccaaaaaacaaaaacacaagaaacaacaaatgttggtgaggctgtggagaaaaaggaaccctcatgagctgttggtgggaatgcaaactggcacagccacggTGAGAAGACAGTACgtaggttccttaaaaaaattaaaaatagaactaccatatgatccagtaattctactgagtatttacccaaagaatacaaaaaccactaattccaaaagatatacacacctcgatgtttattgcaacattatttacaataggcaaattatggaagagAGAAGTGTTCATCCAGAGATACGTGGGTAAGAAAGACGTGGTAtacatgcacaatggaatattgctcagccataaacaagaatgaaatcttgtcatttacaacaacatggatggatctagacgGAATAaagctaagcaaagtaagtcagccagagaaagacaaataccatatgatttcactcatgtgtggaatttaagaaacaaaacaaatgaacaaagaagaaaagagacaaattgaaaaacagactcttaactctagagaacgaacagatggttaccagaggggaggtgggggagatgggggaaataggtgatggggattaagagtacacgtatcctcatgatgagcactaagaTATAGAACTGTTGAGTCACCACATTGTACCGGCTGAAAttaatacaacattgtatgttaactatactggaattaaactaaaaactaaagtaaaataaaatataaaggaaaggaaaagaaaagaaaagacaaaatagaaaagaaaacccacaggcccaaaatggcatcacttaaATTAACACATACCTAACTTCAGTTTCAACCTCCTATAACCAAGGCACAGAGTCACAAGTGCACCTGCTCTGAGGATCCCAAACAGACTGGGTTGGCCACATGCTGACAAAATCTGAAGGCAGAGACATAAGCAGAGGTGGACAAGAAAGGGATTTACTCCAGTGAGGCCAACCCCAGGGAAGACGCAGGACTAACGTCTCACTCTGTCTCCTGAGTGCTGAAAATATTCataggtttatataaggaaaatgtgggatgAAGGGCAGTGGGGACATGTGGctgggcagtaaaggtcaggttgATCACGGTCTCGGGATTAGTCATGCTGGGTCTTGCTGGCCCAGGGCAGTCTTTTTATTGCTTGAGGGAGTAGTTTCAGTTCCCAACGAGGGATGCTTTGCCTGCAAGGTCTTTTGCCTGAGTGAAGAAATACgctggaaagaagaacttaattAGAAAGTACAGACCAAAGTCAAAGTGGAGATGATTAAAGTCCTTGTTCTCTCCCAGAAATACAGTCTTAACCTCATTTGTTCAGAGAGTTCCTCCTTCTACTTTCCCCCTTATGGGGCCAAACCGCCCTGCAGATTCTCCTGGGGCTTCGCTGTAAATGTTCACGTCTTTTCAGTGACACCCGCCCCTTCACGGGGTTAGGGGTCTGGATCCTAAGCATTGTCTTCAGTCTCTCAGTAGATGCAGCAACGTATGAAACGCAATTACGTGCTTGTCGATCTTATGTTCTTCCAGCTTGCTAAGCTCTCTTGTTCGTTCTCATCATTTGTATGTAGACATTGAACTATTTTATAGTcaggaatttttttaatcatttattttttttaaatttacatccaagttagttagcatatagcgcactAATAATATCAGGAGTAGAATGCAGTGGTTCATCCcctgcatataacacccagtgctcatcccaacaagtgtcttccttaatgcccccttgccaatttagcccatctgccctcccacaacccctccagcaaccctcagtttgttctctgtatttaagagtctcttatgttttgtcgcCCTTcccatttttgtattatttttgtttcccttcccttatgttcatctgttttatatcttttccttatgtgagtgaagtcatatggtatttgtctttttttgactaatttcacttagcataataccctctagttccactcacattgttgcaaatggcaagatttcattccttttgattgccaagtaatactccattgtgtgtgtgtgtgtgtgtatacacacacacgcaatatatatatatatatattctatacatatattctatacatatattctatacatatattctatatatatatatattctttatccatttatccatcaatggacatttgggctctttctatactttggctattgacaATCAGTGCCAATGAGTTGGCCACAAGGACCTCTCCATCCCCTAAAGGAAGACGAGGTCATCTGCACAAGAAGACCCCTTATCTTTACCCCACACACAGGAGGAGAGCAgtcttgcctgaaacaatcctttccTGTAGCTGATAACCTTCTTGCTCGCCTCCTTCtagaaaaacttttcttttgtaCGGCAATCAAAAGCATAGTGTCAGGCAGCTGGGATCAGAAAAGCTTGttgaaggcacctgggtggctcagttggttaagcatccaactcttgacttcagctcaggtcatgatctcacaggtcaagtcccgcatctggctctcagtgtagagcccactttgaatcctctgcccctccctcactcgcacactctctcaaaaataaataaacatttttgaaaaagaataaaaactcaaCCGAGGAAATCTGGGCATGTAATTGGCTCTATTCAAAGGCTCATAAGTTTGGCAGTGTCCCTTCCAGTAAGGAGATGGGTGCCCTGAGGAGTTGTAAGTAGCAGACGGTGTTTAAAGGCAGGAGGGTGGCATGAGGAAGTATTCTCAAAACAAAGGAAGGATTTTTGCCCCCCAGATCGGGCCATCTTTTTGGGGGAAGATCTTACCCTGCAGGTGACCTCACCAGTGCTGATCAGGAAATTTCAGACCGACTGTTTAAAGGTCACATTTCTGGGAGAGGTTGAAACCTCAGTGAGTCTTGGGTTTGCTGTTGTGGGGGTAAGTGCCTCCACTCGGGGCCCATTGTTTCTTTTCCAACAGTAGttagcaggggttggggggggtggttggtGGACTTCAAatgccaggggtgggggcagatgtTTGTGATGTATTGTCTAAGCCTAGGGAGCCTTGAATGGGTTTGTGGAGGAGACTCAGGGTCAGCTCTCTGGCTGTTGGACGGATCCCTGTGGGGGCCCATaaatgagacagggaagggacTGGAGGTCAGGAGGTGATGGAATGTGCTGGAAGAATGGACAGATACAAGTGGGACGCAGAGAAGACCCCACAGAGATGATAAGATGCTGTATCGTGAAACCAAAACCCAGGCTGAGGGGCTGGTCTTTCCCTGGGGAGGCTTTGAAGGAGAATGACACCAGCCGGTTGCTACTGTGTGCTGGGGCGGTCACCCTCAGCCCCAGGGTCACTTTCCAGCAGGACCATTctgtccaaagaagacagatcAGTAGGCACTGAGCCCCATGGTGCGATAGGACCTCTGTTGGCTGATTTCTCTGTGTTAATTTCTTTACTGTTCACAACCACCTTTGAGGCAGAAGGCATGATCTCTGATTTACGGAACGGGAAACTGAAGCACGCAGAGATGAAGCGACTTGCTTGACAGGCTACGTTTGAGCCCAGATCTGCTCTACCCGGGGACACCCGGACAGTCCTGCTCCTTTATATCGCCACAGGGCTCCACGCGCTTCATCAGTTGGCGCCTGACTTCTCCTCTCCCCGCAGGGGCTGGGATTCCTGGCTCCAGGTGGCCC
This genomic window contains:
- the LOC113593305 gene encoding cytoplasmic tRNA 2-thiolation protein 1, whose amino-acid sequence is MPAPQCASCHAARAALRRPRSGQALCGACFCAAFEAEVLHTVLAGRLLPPGAVVAVGASGGKDSTVLAHVLRELAPRLGVSLRLVAVDEGIGGYRDAALAAVRRQAARWDLPLTVVAYADLFGGWTMDAVARSTAGSGRSRACCTFCGVLRRRALEEGARLVGATHIVTGHNADDMAETVLMNFLRGDAGRLARGGGLGSRGEGGALPRCRPLQLASQKEVVLYAHFRRLDYFSEECVYAPEAFRGHARHLLKLLEAARPSAALDLVHSAERLALAPAARPPPPGACSRCGALASRALCQACALLDGLQRGRPRLAIGKGRGGRDEEGSSGPPPPPPSDPGSAPGPAAGGCGATCKERCE